From the genome of Bacillota bacterium:
GAAAACAAAACTGACATTGTCTTCCTCTCCACAAAGCGATAGAACGGATAACAAATCAAGCCAACGCCACGGCGCTCCGGAGGCAACAGTAACCGCCAGGCTCGACCGTGAGAAATCCGACAGTTTTGACCGGTTAAGTTCACCGAGATCCACCACAACGTATTCATATTTTCCATACACTTGCTGCTGCTTCTGGTAATATGTCCGTTCCAATTCTTCTGGGCCAACATCGGGACCAATCGGGAAAATATGAAGGTTCCCCATTCTGTATTTCCCCGGCGTCTCATCCCCGCGCACATTTAATACATTGGCCAGGTAATGGAGTGACGGCCTTTGACAAAACTCCAACAACGCAACTTTTATATTTTTTGACGCTACATGTGAAGCAATGGCCAGAGCGGTATGAGTACAACCTATCCCCTGAGCAGCCCCGGCAACGGAGATCGTCACGGTACCAATAGGGTGCCGCTCTATGACAAGCTGCTCATTCTTTGGCTCCCGGTCATAAGACATATGCCACCTTGCCGCAGCCGCAAAGGTGGCCGGCGGCGTCTGCAGTATTTCATCTAGCAACTGCGCCCAGTCAGACTCTTCATTGCCCGATTTAATATCATAGATCCCCAGCCCGACCAGGCGGGCTATCGTATCATCCCCCGGCTCCCTGCCCGGGGCAAGCAGTACAATTCGCGTTTGCGGCCTGGCAATGCGGTACCCCTTTACAGCATCCACCAAATCCTTCCCCGGCGCGGCGTCAACATCCAATATCAGTGTGTCAGCCATAACCCTGGACAGCGAGTGAAACGCGCTTTTAATGCCGCTGCTATCCATCTTTTCCGACTCTAAAAACACTATGTCTCCCAGCTTTTGCACCACAGCCTGCACCTGTTCTTCCCTTGAAGGGGCAACAATTATAGCATACATATCAATTTATCAATCCTCCTTCCTGATTTTTAGGCCAGCACTTGTACGTTAATCAACACCCCCATAAAAATTAACCGGATTTCGCACCCGTCCGTTCACACGAATTTCAAGATGCAGGTGGGGGCCGGTACTTTTTCCCGTATTGCCGGCGTAACCGATAACCCCGCCAGCGTTCACCTGCTGCCCGGGCTCGACGGCAATCCGGGACAGATGGGCATACCTTGTCTGGATACCCCTTCCGTGGTCAACAAAAATAACATTTCCGTAATTGCCCTTTTTCCCGGCAAATATAACTTCTCCATCCCTGGCGGCAAGAACAGGCGCGCCCATCGCAGCACTAATGTCCAGCCCGTGATGAAAAGCATTTCTTCCCTCCACCGGGTCCACACGCGAGCCGAATCCGGACGTAATCGTATAGCTGCCGGGTAAAGGCCATTTCCAGATGCCGGACTCTTCCGGCCTCCATCCGGGAGGTACGCTGGTTCCCGTGTTTAAAATAAAACTCAGGTCGGCAATTAAAAATTTCTCAACTTCTTTCAAGTCTACACTCAGTTCATCGCAAACTTCCGGTAAGGTTTTCAGCCTGAAAACCGGGTAAGTGGTTCAGGTTCTATCCTCCCCACTTCCAACGCAGTGGGTTCACGTTCCATCCTGCTCAATAAAGCTTTCAGCCAGAGATTCAGTCCTGCTTTTAGTAACATTCTCGAATTCTTGTTTGAGGCGAACAGCATCGATGGCAATCATTTGCTGCCAATCAATCAACTCAACCCCGCCGTCACAGGGTGAGTCCGTGCTCTCGGTTACTGACTTTGCTGCCTCAATATACAATTGCACCCGGTCAGGTGAGGCTATGGGCACATGCTTGTAAACAGCAATGGGGCCGGCGAAAAATATTACAACAAGCGCCAGGGTGGCGATAACCACTAAAAAACCCTTAATTACCTCTTTCGGCTCCGGCACCACCGCGGAAAGAAAGGATTTGGCTAAGGCCTTTGCTAAAAGACCCGCTGCCGGTGGGGCCATTAAGCACCACCGCCCGCAAGCAAAGGAAGCTCATACGGGGCCGCCTCGATTCTAGCCTGAATGCGCTGCGCACCGGCCACTAAAAGTCCCTCGCCCCGCTTGGCGCTGAAGAGTAATTCCTGTTCCGCCTCGGATAAGTTCATTAGTTTGGATAACGCTTCCGAATCCTTTTCACCCTGTGCAAGCAAAAGCTTATAGCATGGGTTGTCCAAAAGTGCCTGCCCATACCTGGCCACCGCCGGGTCCAGGAAGTCCACAACATTCTGACTGATCACAAACAGGCCTCCCATGTATTTACGGATGCGCTTGGAAGTGTCCCGCAGGAAAGCAATGGCCTGGGGAGTTTGCGGGTCCACCAATAGCCAGGCCTCGTCCACCACCAGAATGGTCCTTTCCTGCCGGTCCCTTTCCACCTGGTGCCAGGCGTAAGAGAGCACATTAAAATACTGAGCCCTTCTTACCGCCTCATCGGCATTCTGCAGCTCGTGCACATCCAGGACAATCAAATCAGAATCCGCTTTGGCCTTGGTAAAACCAGCCCATAATGAAGAGTCGGCGCCCTGTGCCGCCCGGCGCAGCAAAACTCCCAGCCGCTCCCAGCTGCCGGGACTTACCTCTGCTTTTGCAATGATATAATCATACAATTCTTTGGTCGTGGGCCACCCGTCCCCAGGCACGGAACTCGGATCAGTGTTCCAGTCGATACCAGCCTCTTTATATATTTCAACCAGTGCATCTTCCAAAGCCGCTTTTTCTATATCCGAAAGGTCACGCAGATAAAGCGAAAAAAAAGTCCGAAGGGTTTGAAGATGCAAAGCCAGGGGACCTTGAACAGCTTCTGCCTTTTTAACTTCTTCTTCCTCATTCTCATCGCCGACCGGCACCGCCCGCACCTGCAGCGGGTTTATCCGCCCTTGGCCACCGGCGCAATTGATCCAAGCCCCGCCGAGCTGCCTACACATTTCCCTGTACTCTCGCTCCGGGTCAATTATTATCACCCGGGCTCCTTGGGCCAGCTCCCGCAGCAGCATCATTTTTACCGCAAAGGATTTACCGGCCCCGGGCTTGGCAAGCACAGTCCAGTTAGAATTAGTCCGATCTCCTCCCCTCTTCCATATATCCAGCAAAATCAGCCCACCGTCCCGATCCCTGCCCAGAACAATGCCGCTCCCGTCATTAATTCCGCCGGCGGTAAAGGGAAAGGTAGCAGCCACCGTTTCGGAAGGCATGTTTCTCTTTCCGGCATCCGATATTTCGTTGGGCAGTATCGCCCAAGGACCAACTGCTTTAAGGCCGTCCTCCTGCCTAAAAACGGCCGTTCGGCCTCGCATGCCCGCAGCCGCAAGAGCGGCCTCAACGGACCGTGACCGCCTGTCCAATAATTCTTTATCAGGGGCCAGGATAAGCAAAACCGCTGTCATATAGAAAACCTGCTGCTGTTCCTGGTCAATTTTTTTAAGCAATTTGCGCCCGTCTTCTAAATCCTGCTCGGCCCGCTGCATGATGAGGGCGTTACCGCCCTGCTCCAACCTCGCAACCAATTCTCCAATTGACTTGTTGATATTATTGATTAACTCTGTGGGCTCAGTTGGAGTAACATGTATAGAACAGGTTACCCCGGGCATGCCGGAAATGCGGGACATCCAGGCATGTCCCGCCCTGGGCGGGTAACTGGTTATTATGATTACCCGCCCCAGCTGATCGCCAAAAACAATGTCTCTGGCATTAAACTCCAGTGCCTGCGGTGCCAGGCTGTCCATTATGCCTGACCGCATTTCACGTGCTGTTTCTTTCTTAGACATCTTAATTTACCTCCCCAAAGTCAAATTAAGTCTGAGTCGTAATTTTGGGCATTACATCAGGCGGCCGCTCAAAGGCAGCCTGGACCGGGTGGGTAAAACAAAACAGGAGATCAATAATCTCCTGCTCATTACAGACATCCACGGTAAGCCCCGCACCTTCCAGTTTGCCTTTTAGTTCAAATGCCCGCTGGATCACCTCCTCGCGGGAATGCCCACCCTCTGCCTGAGGTACAAGAATATAATACCGGCGTTCCAGGGCCTCACCACCAGCTGCAACATCAGAAACATATTTCAAATATTTCTGCAGCAGACGCCTCCTGAACGGGTTATCAACTGCACCCCGGTCCCTGGTCAAACTCTCCAAATACCGTAGGTATTTGTCCAGATCCACCGGACGTCCCTGGCAGAGAATCTGCAGTGGCTCTCTCTGTCCATTGA
Proteins encoded in this window:
- a CDS encoding M23 family metallopeptidase is translated as MKEVEKFLIADLSFILNTGTSVPPGWRPEESGIWKWPLPGSYTITSGFGSRVDPVEGRNAFHHGLDISAAMGAPVLAARDGEVIFAGKKGNYGNVIFVDHGRGIQTRYAHLSRIAVEPGQQVNAGGVIGYAGNTGKSTGPHLHLEIRVNGRVRNPVNFYGGVD
- a CDS encoding conjugal transfer protein TraC, with translation MNVPILKRLRVNKNKSDVKEVASKAKKTSVQQWLPLKDVAGDVIHRKDGTVVAVLRVLPYNFGLKSKSEKKRTISAVHEALNGQREPLQILCQGRPVDLDKYLRYLESLTRDRGAVDNPFRRRLLQKYLKYVSDVAAGGEALERRYYILVPQAEGGHSREEVIQRAFELKGKLEGAGLTVDVCNEQEIIDLLFCFTHPVQAAFERPPDVMPKITTQT
- a CDS encoding DUF87 domain-containing protein; protein product: MSKKETAREMRSGIMDSLAPQALEFNARDIVFGDQLGRVIIITSYPPRAGHAWMSRISGMPGVTCSIHVTPTEPTELINNINKSIGELVARLEQGGNALIMQRAEQDLEDGRKLLKKIDQEQQQVFYMTAVLLILAPDKELLDRRSRSVEAALAAAGMRGRTAVFRQEDGLKAVGPWAILPNEISDAGKRNMPSETVAATFPFTAGGINDGSGIVLGRDRDGGLILLDIWKRGGDRTNSNWTVLAKPGAGKSFAVKMMLLRELAQGARVIIIDPEREYREMCRQLGGAWINCAGGQGRINPLQVRAVPVGDENEEEEVKKAEAVQGPLALHLQTLRTFFSLYLRDLSDIEKAALEDALVEIYKEAGIDWNTDPSSVPGDGWPTTKELYDYIIAKAEVSPGSWERLGVLLRRAAQGADSSLWAGFTKAKADSDLIVLDVHELQNADEAVRRAQYFNVLSYAWHQVERDRQERTILVVDEAWLLVDPQTPQAIAFLRDTSKRIRKYMGGLFVISQNVVDFLDPAVARYGQALLDNPCYKLLLAQGEKDSEALSKLMNLSEAEQELLFSAKRGEGLLVAGAQRIQARIEAAPYELPLLAGGGA